A section of the Verrucomicrobium sp. GAS474 genome encodes:
- a CDS encoding carbohydrate porin encodes MKNILGASAIFWSLLCGSECTLFASENSPTDSSPPVTATRSSDSIPKSIWEGNTLTGNWGSLRPKLADRGVTVAPSLVGEDFGNIHGGIRKGNVGNGLFSLLLDVDTAKLTGWHGGGIFHTNFLYAFGPNLDRTDVGDIATLSNISAYNTPHIQELWYQQPFCRQNATIKVGWIAADSEFFTSSSSSVFIDSDFGTLPLLSANDPYGLPIYPIAAPGVRLRVQPNPSLYYQGAVFSGNPGSATQNVNGLDFRISGKTGVFIINEVGYLLNQGQDDKGLAGAYKIGSFVHTGQFHTWSSQADSALNGGLLDEQGPDFGIYAVIDQQVWKEESKILSVFARGGYAPSDINVVNPYIDMGLNLIGFVPRRDNDVAGIGLARSFISGPYSAFNQAANGAASTMTAETVIEATYKFQIAPWWTIQPDFQYIFTPSAVNGSRDAAILGLRTSVVF; translated from the coding sequence GTGAAAAACATTCTTGGTGCATCAGCTATTTTTTGGAGCCTTCTTTGCGGCTCAGAATGCACTCTTTTTGCGAGTGAAAATTCGCCAACCGATTCTTCCCCGCCTGTTACGGCGACCCGATCTTCTGACTCGATCCCCAAATCGATCTGGGAAGGGAACACTCTTACCGGGAATTGGGGCAGCCTGCGTCCGAAGCTTGCCGACCGGGGCGTCACCGTTGCGCCTTCTCTGGTAGGTGAGGACTTCGGAAACATCCATGGCGGAATCCGGAAAGGGAACGTGGGCAATGGACTCTTCTCCCTTCTTCTCGATGTAGATACGGCGAAGCTGACCGGCTGGCATGGCGGAGGCATCTTCCATACGAACTTCCTCTACGCCTTCGGGCCAAATCTTGACCGGACCGATGTTGGCGACATCGCCACCCTCAGCAACATCAGCGCCTACAATACGCCTCACATTCAGGAGCTTTGGTACCAACAGCCGTTTTGCAGGCAGAACGCAACGATAAAGGTCGGATGGATCGCGGCCGACTCTGAATTTTTCACTTCCTCCTCCTCGTCCGTTTTCATCGATAGCGACTTTGGCACTCTTCCCCTTCTTTCGGCAAACGATCCCTACGGCCTCCCGATCTATCCAATCGCTGCTCCCGGCGTCAGGCTTCGCGTCCAACCCAATCCGAGTCTTTATTATCAAGGAGCCGTTTTCAGCGGTAATCCTGGTTCAGCCACCCAGAACGTGAACGGTCTCGATTTCCGGATCAGCGGCAAGACGGGAGTCTTCATCATAAATGAAGTGGGCTATCTCCTCAATCAGGGTCAGGATGACAAGGGTCTTGCCGGAGCCTACAAGATCGGTTCTTTTGTCCATACCGGTCAGTTCCACACTTGGAGTTCTCAGGCCGACAGCGCCCTCAACGGGGGGCTGCTCGACGAACAGGGACCCGATTTTGGTATCTATGCCGTCATTGATCAGCAGGTTTGGAAGGAGGAGAGCAAGATTCTTTCCGTGTTCGCCCGAGGCGGCTATGCGCCCTCGGACATCAACGTCGTGAATCCCTACATTGATATGGGATTAAATCTGATCGGCTTCGTGCCGCGGCGGGACAATGATGTGGCCGGGATAGGGTTGGCGCGCTCATTCATCAGCGGCCCTTATTCGGCCTTCAATCAGGCGGCAAACGGGGCCGCCTCGACAATGACAGCCGAAACCGTCATCGAGGCGACTTACAAGTTTCAGATTGCGCCGTGGTGGACGATCCAGCCTGATTTTCAGTACATCTTCACACCGAGCGCGGTCAACGGGTCGCGCGATGCGGCGATTCTCGGCCTTCGAACCTCGGTGGTGTTTTAG
- a CDS encoding RNA polymerase sigma factor, producing MVPELEDADNAAMRRLSEGDDLALKEIMDRWQRPMTHYLFRHLGREHDAVSLAQETFVRVYEQRGRYKPTGKFATWLFTIATNLCRNHVRWQVRHPTVPLGVEADGEDSPRQEPVDPGATPSETVLAREKAAAVQTAITLLPEDLRTAVLLFEYENLGHEEIARVQECSAKAVEMRLYRARQLLRDRLRAFFGPDEKSGNKGI from the coding sequence ATGGTGCCGGAACTCGAAGACGCAGACAACGCGGCCATGCGGCGCCTGAGCGAAGGCGACGACTTGGCGTTGAAGGAGATCATGGACCGCTGGCAGCGACCGATGACCCATTATCTTTTCCGGCATCTCGGGCGGGAGCATGACGCTGTCTCCCTGGCCCAAGAGACCTTCGTGCGGGTCTACGAACAGCGCGGGCGCTACAAGCCCACGGGAAAATTTGCTACTTGGCTCTTCACTATCGCGACCAATCTCTGCCGCAACCATGTCCGCTGGCAGGTCCGGCACCCGACGGTTCCCCTGGGGGTCGAGGCCGACGGGGAAGACTCGCCACGGCAGGAGCCGGTCGATCCGGGGGCGACCCCCTCCGAGACGGTCCTTGCCCGCGAAAAGGCAGCGGCTGTCCAAACCGCGATCACCTTACTGCCTGAAGACCTACGGACTGCCGTTCTCCTGTTCGAATACGAAAATCTCGGCCACGAGGAAATCGCACGGGTTCAGGAATGTAGCGCCAAGGCCGTGGAGATGCGCCTGTATCGGGCCCGGCAGCTTTTGCGGGACCGGCTAAGGGCATTTTTCGGGCCGGATGAAAAATCGGGCAACAAGGGCATTTGA
- a CDS encoding copper-translocating P-type ATPase — protein MNEGHHHDNGTVHKHSCCSHKEQDSPTTHASAIGKRYFCPMCEGVESDQPGACPKCGMALERNPAFHPTSGSTYTCPMHPQIRQDHPGECPICGMALEPEAAHSGDKEEENAELDDMTHRFWIAAALSLPILVLSMGQGLPLIRDISASLSIWIQGTLSTPVVLWAGAPFFARAWRSLLHRSMNMFTLISLGIGTAYGFSVFVTLFPHLLPESFRHGDMLPVYFEAAAVITALVLLGQVLELRARSGTGKAIQALLGLAPKTAHRLQNGVQQDVPLDQIVIGDLLCVKPGEKIPVDGRITEGKTSIDESMITGEPMPVAKEVGESVVAGTINGNGSIVMHAEKVGGETLLAQIVQMVSQAQRSRAPIQRLADMVSSWFVPAVILLAVVTFVVWMVWGPIPALGYALVNAVAVLIIACPCALGLATPMSIMVAVGRGAHAGILIKNAEALEMLEKVDTLVIDKTGTLTEGKPTVTAIHPASGFDEATVLRSSAALENRSEHPLASAIVKAAQERFLSWAQPESFDSITGGGVRGRWEGKEILVGKPALLEEKGIAISYVASDVKKLAESGNTVIAVGIDGKVAGLIALSDPIKQTTPEAIKALHRMGLRIVMLTGDNQQTAERIGKTLGIDEVIGGAVPQAKYDRIVELKKAGKTVVMAGDGINDAPALAAAHVGIAMGTGTDVAMHSAGITLVKGDLRGIVKAIALSRATMRNIRQNLLFAFLYNGLGIPIAAGVLYPAFGLLLSPMIASVAMSLSSVSVIGNALRLQSSAPENAGIS, from the coding sequence ATGAACGAAGGCCACCATCACGACAACGGAACAGTCCATAAACATTCCTGTTGTTCCCACAAAGAACAGGACTCGCCGACCACGCATGCCTCCGCCATTGGAAAAAGATATTTTTGCCCAATGTGCGAGGGCGTCGAATCGGATCAGCCTGGAGCCTGTCCGAAGTGTGGCATGGCCCTGGAAAGAAACCCGGCTTTCCACCCCACATCGGGATCGACCTACACCTGTCCCATGCATCCGCAGATACGGCAAGATCATCCAGGAGAATGTCCAATTTGCGGCATGGCCTTGGAGCCCGAAGCCGCTCATTCCGGTGACAAAGAGGAAGAAAACGCCGAACTGGACGACATGACCCACCGGTTCTGGATCGCCGCTGCCCTGAGTCTTCCCATCCTCGTCCTATCGATGGGACAAGGATTACCTTTGATTCGCGATATTTCCGCCTCCCTTTCGATTTGGATTCAAGGAACTCTCAGCACGCCCGTCGTTTTGTGGGCGGGCGCTCCCTTCTTTGCGCGAGCTTGGCGTTCCTTGCTCCATCGTAGCATGAATATGTTCACGTTGATCTCCCTCGGAATAGGGACAGCTTATGGGTTCAGTGTTTTTGTGACGCTCTTTCCACATCTCCTTCCCGAATCCTTCCGGCACGGCGATATGCTTCCTGTCTATTTCGAGGCGGCGGCAGTGATCACCGCGCTGGTTCTCCTGGGACAGGTTCTCGAATTGCGGGCTCGCTCAGGCACAGGCAAGGCAATCCAAGCACTCCTCGGATTGGCTCCGAAGACCGCGCATCGCCTTCAGAACGGTGTCCAGCAGGATGTCCCTCTCGACCAGATCGTCATCGGCGACCTTTTGTGCGTGAAGCCCGGCGAAAAGATCCCGGTCGACGGCCGGATCACTGAAGGAAAGACCTCGATTGACGAATCGATGATCACCGGAGAGCCGATGCCCGTGGCAAAAGAGGTCGGAGAATCGGTCGTCGCGGGAACGATCAACGGCAACGGCAGCATTGTCATGCACGCCGAGAAAGTGGGCGGGGAAACTCTTCTCGCCCAGATCGTTCAGATGGTTTCCCAGGCGCAGCGTAGCCGAGCACCCATTCAACGGCTCGCCGATATGGTGTCGAGCTGGTTCGTGCCAGCCGTGATCTTGCTCGCGGTGGTTACGTTTGTCGTTTGGATGGTTTGGGGGCCGATCCCAGCTCTGGGTTATGCTCTGGTGAATGCTGTCGCAGTTTTGATCATTGCATGTCCCTGTGCGCTCGGCCTTGCCACCCCCATGTCGATCATGGTGGCCGTAGGACGGGGGGCGCATGCCGGTATTTTGATCAAAAACGCGGAGGCTCTGGAAATGCTGGAGAAGGTCGATACGCTGGTAATCGATAAGACTGGCACTCTCACTGAAGGCAAACCGACCGTGACAGCAATACATCCCGCTTCCGGTTTTGACGAGGCGACTGTGTTGCGCTCCTCCGCTGCGCTGGAGAACCGCAGCGAACACCCCTTGGCCTCTGCCATCGTGAAGGCGGCGCAGGAGAGATTCCTCTCTTGGGCACAACCGGAGAGCTTTGACTCGATTACTGGGGGCGGTGTGCGCGGACGGTGGGAGGGGAAGGAAATCTTGGTGGGCAAGCCCGCCCTGCTCGAAGAGAAGGGCATTGCCATTTCCTACGTGGCCTCCGACGTAAAGAAACTCGCCGAATCGGGAAACACCGTCATCGCCGTCGGCATCGACGGAAAGGTGGCTGGACTTATCGCCTTGAGCGATCCGATCAAGCAAACCACCCCCGAGGCAATCAAGGCGCTCCATCGAATGGGTCTGCGGATCGTGATGCTGACGGGAGACAACCAGCAAACCGCCGAACGGATCGGCAAAACGCTTGGAATCGACGAGGTAATCGGTGGAGCCGTTCCCCAGGCAAAATATGACCGGATCGTGGAATTGAAGAAAGCAGGGAAGACGGTGGTTATGGCCGGGGACGGCATCAACGACGCCCCTGCCTTGGCGGCGGCGCACGTCGGAATCGCCATGGGAACCGGCACCGACGTTGCCATGCACAGTGCCGGAATCACGCTGGTCAAGGGCGACCTCCGAGGCATCGTGAAAGCCATTGCGCTGAGTCGCGCTACCATGCGCAATATCCGACAGAATCTTCTCTTCGCGTTCCTCTACAACGGACTCGGAATCCCGATAGCTGCCGGGGTGCTTTACCCTGCATTCGGGCTATTGCTGAGTCCCATGATCGCCAGCGTCGCCATGAGCCTGAGTTCGGTCTCGGTAATCGGCAATGCCTTGCGGCTGCAAAGCTCTGCCCCGGAAAACGCCGGGATTTCCTAA
- a CDS encoding TrbI/VirB10 family protein, with translation MNREGTPLKLPDILSLPGVSKAAPKPPARLPITLYDGGPDGAEVSDTYAPYGRLIPCETVITIDSAKIETPIIGFVTEDVYHNGRLVIPAGAEVHGKARTDRSRERIASDNQWYIVWRTTDQLNGAELVVSGLALDMERDYANGRWAITDGSAGLRGDLIKSDNWAEIKLFAATFLSAAAGGLQDNQNIFNPMTGGYQQSPLDSPKNAALQGTSAVLNQYAQQIADSIKQNGFYVRVPAGKQFYLYVMQTLDQEKAHKAESLTHSPTKSPTP, from the coding sequence GTGAACCGAGAAGGAACGCCCCTGAAGCTTCCCGACATACTGAGCCTTCCCGGAGTCTCCAAAGCCGCTCCTAAGCCACCTGCCCGCCTCCCGATCACCCTTTACGATGGCGGCCCAGACGGGGCGGAGGTCTCGGACACCTATGCCCCCTACGGGCGACTCATTCCCTGCGAGACGGTCATTACGATCGACTCGGCCAAGATTGAGACGCCGATCATCGGTTTTGTCACCGAGGACGTCTATCACAACGGGCGGCTCGTCATCCCGGCAGGGGCCGAAGTCCACGGCAAAGCCCGCACCGATCGTTCCCGCGAGCGGATCGCCAGCGACAACCAGTGGTACATCGTCTGGCGGACGACCGATCAGCTCAACGGGGCCGAACTGGTCGTCAGCGGACTCGCTCTCGATATGGAACGGGACTACGCCAACGGACGCTGGGCCATCACCGACGGCTCCGCCGGCCTTCGGGGCGATCTCATCAAGAGCGACAACTGGGCGGAGATCAAATTGTTCGCAGCCACCTTCCTGAGTGCAGCGGCGGGCGGGCTTCAGGACAACCAGAACATCTTCAATCCGATGACGGGCGGATACCAACAAAGCCCTCTCGATTCTCCGAAGAACGCAGCCCTCCAGGGCACCAGTGCCGTCCTGAACCAATACGCCCAGCAAATCGCCGATTCGATCAAGCAGAACGGCTTTTACGTCCGGGTGCCTGCCGGGAAGCAATTCTATCTCTACGTCATGCAGACCCTCGATCAGGAGAAGGCTCACAAGGCCGAGTCCTTGACCCATTCACCCACGAAATCCCCCACCCCATGA
- a CDS encoding CusA/CzcA family heavy metal efflux RND transporter: MIEKITDWSGRNRFLICILVFLGAVWGVTALRHTALDAIPDLSDAQVIIYTDWEGRSPSLVEDQITYPISSRFISAPKVKFVRGESMFGKSFVYVIFEDGTDIYWARSRVIEYLNSVRGSLPEGVNPTIGPDATGVGWVYEYALVDESGHSNLAQLRSFQDWTLRYALASVKGVSEVATVGGFVKEYQVNLDPNKLLSYHVSLNDVMDAVRKSNQDVGGKTLEVSTTEYYVRGRGYLKSTRDIEKIAVKTDAGGTPILVSQLGTVTLGPDLRYGAAELDGKGETVGGVIVMRYGENALRVIDGVKEKLKQLEPSFPPGLKIVPVYDRSKIIHRSVDTLREKLLEESIIVSLVCIVFLWHFRSALVAIIMLPLAILLSFVPFQHLHLTANIMSLGGIAIAIGAMVDAAIIMIENAHKFLERAREENHGKELTNSQRVEAILAAARLVGRPLFFSLLVITVSFVPVFSLEEQAGRLFKPLAYTKTFAMFFAALLSITLVPVLMVWFIRGKITPEAENPVNRFLIWIYRPLVDWVLRFRKTTILLSVIALALTIIPVMKLGSEFMPPLNEGDLLYMPTAIPGIAIDEAIKVLQGQDRILKSFPEVETVFGKAGQAETSTDPAPLSMFETTVQLKPKEEWRKGMTWDKLVEEINQKTKTPGMANVFWMPIQTRTQMLTTGFRSNLGIKVFGKDLDGINRVSTDIEKALSDLPDTRSVFAERTTGGRYLDITTDRDAIARYGLKIEDVNTVVESAIGGNTVSQTVEGRERYPISVRFARDFRDNVEAIKQIPVATPSGAQVPLSTLAQITFESGPPEVRSENGQLVGFVFVDTTATDIDGYVKAAVHRIGERVSFSPGYYIEWAGSFQSLQQAKQTLLFVVPMTLLIIFVLIYLNTRSAAQTCIVLLSVPFSLIGAFWLIYLLDYNLSVAVWVGLIALAGIDAETGVVMLLYLDQAYDERKARGQMNSMADLFAAVKEGAVQRIRPKMMTVCAILFGLLPILWSVGTGADVMKRIAVPMVGGVITSAVLNLLLYPVIYVLWKGREITPKNPHA, from the coding sequence ATGATCGAAAAAATCACCGATTGGAGCGGTAGGAACCGCTTCCTCATCTGCATCCTGGTCTTCTTGGGAGCGGTTTGGGGCGTTACGGCTCTCCGTCACACCGCCCTCGACGCGATTCCCGACCTCTCCGACGCCCAGGTCATCATCTACACCGATTGGGAGGGCCGCAGCCCCTCGCTCGTCGAGGACCAGATCACCTATCCGATCTCCAGCCGTTTCATCTCGGCACCGAAGGTCAAGTTCGTCCGGGGCGAATCGATGTTCGGCAAATCGTTCGTCTACGTCATCTTCGAGGACGGGACCGACATCTACTGGGCCCGTTCCCGGGTCATCGAATACCTCAACTCGGTGCGCGGCTCCCTTCCTGAGGGAGTGAATCCGACGATCGGTCCCGACGCCACCGGTGTCGGCTGGGTCTACGAATACGCCCTGGTCGACGAAAGCGGCCACAGTAACCTCGCCCAACTTCGCAGCTTCCAGGATTGGACCCTCCGTTACGCGCTCGCGAGCGTGAAGGGAGTCTCCGAGGTCGCCACGGTCGGCGGCTTCGTGAAGGAATATCAGGTCAACCTCGATCCGAACAAACTCCTTTCCTACCACGTCTCCCTCAACGACGTCATGGACGCCGTCCGCAAGAGCAACCAGGACGTGGGAGGCAAGACCCTCGAAGTCTCGACGACCGAATATTACGTCCGAGGCCGGGGCTACCTGAAATCGACCCGGGACATCGAGAAGATCGCGGTGAAGACCGATGCGGGAGGAACGCCCATTCTCGTCAGCCAACTCGGTACGGTGACTCTCGGCCCCGATCTTCGTTATGGTGCGGCTGAACTAGACGGGAAAGGCGAGACCGTCGGCGGCGTCATCGTCATGCGTTACGGAGAAAATGCCCTCCGGGTGATCGACGGAGTGAAGGAAAAGCTGAAGCAGCTGGAACCCTCCTTCCCTCCGGGACTCAAGATCGTCCCGGTCTACGACCGCTCGAAGATCATTCACCGTTCGGTCGATACCCTGCGGGAGAAGCTGCTGGAGGAGAGTATCATCGTCAGCCTCGTCTGCATTGTCTTCCTTTGGCACTTCCGCAGCGCCCTGGTGGCGATCATCATGCTCCCGCTGGCGATCCTCCTTTCGTTCGTTCCCTTCCAGCATCTCCATCTTACGGCGAACATCATGTCGCTCGGCGGCATCGCCATCGCGATCGGCGCCATGGTCGATGCGGCGATCATCATGATCGAGAACGCCCACAAGTTCCTGGAGCGGGCCAGGGAGGAGAATCACGGGAAAGAACTGACCAACAGCCAGCGGGTCGAAGCTATTCTGGCGGCTGCCCGATTGGTGGGCCGCCCGCTCTTCTTTTCGCTCTTGGTGATTACCGTCTCGTTTGTCCCCGTCTTTTCGTTGGAAGAGCAGGCAGGACGTCTCTTCAAGCCCTTGGCCTATACGAAGACCTTCGCCATGTTCTTCGCCGCGCTCCTCTCCATCACCCTCGTGCCGGTCCTGATGGTCTGGTTCATTCGTGGCAAGATCACCCCCGAGGCGGAGAATCCGGTGAACCGCTTCCTGATCTGGATCTACCGGCCTTTGGTCGATTGGGTTCTCCGTTTCCGCAAGACGACCATTCTCCTGTCGGTGATCGCCCTGGCTTTGACGATCATTCCGGTGATGAAGCTCGGTTCCGAGTTCATGCCTCCTCTCAACGAAGGAGATCTTCTTTACATGCCGACCGCTATTCCCGGCATCGCTATCGACGAGGCCATCAAGGTGTTGCAGGGGCAGGACCGCATCCTGAAAAGCTTCCCCGAGGTCGAGACCGTCTTCGGGAAGGCGGGGCAGGCCGAAACCTCGACCGATCCCGCCCCCCTCTCGATGTTCGAGACAACGGTGCAGCTCAAGCCCAAGGAGGAATGGCGCAAGGGAATGACCTGGGACAAGCTCGTCGAGGAAATCAACCAGAAGACCAAGACCCCCGGCATGGCGAACGTCTTCTGGATGCCGATCCAGACCCGGACCCAGATGCTGACGACCGGGTTCCGCTCCAACCTCGGCATCAAGGTATTTGGAAAGGATCTCGACGGGATCAACCGCGTCAGCACCGACATCGAGAAGGCTCTCAGCGATCTTCCCGATACGAGAAGCGTCTTTGCCGAAAGAACGACGGGAGGGCGCTATCTCGACATCACGACCGACCGGGACGCCATCGCCCGTTACGGCTTGAAAATCGAGGACGTGAACACCGTGGTCGAGTCGGCCATCGGCGGCAATACGGTTTCCCAAACCGTCGAGGGACGGGAACGATACCCGATCAGCGTCCGGTTCGCCCGGGACTTCCGCGACAACGTGGAGGCTATCAAGCAGATTCCCGTAGCGACCCCCTCCGGCGCTCAAGTCCCCTTGTCGACGCTGGCGCAGATCACCTTCGAGAGCGGCCCTCCAGAGGTGAGAAGTGAAAACGGCCAGCTTGTCGGCTTTGTCTTTGTCGATACGACGGCCACCGACATCGACGGCTATGTCAAAGCCGCCGTGCATCGCATCGGCGAAAGGGTGTCGTTCTCGCCCGGCTATTACATTGAATGGGCCGGATCGTTCCAGTCCCTCCAGCAGGCGAAGCAGACGCTGCTCTTCGTTGTCCCGATGACCCTGCTCATCATCTTCGTCCTGATCTATCTGAACACACGTTCGGCAGCGCAGACCTGCATCGTCCTGCTGTCGGTCCCCTTTTCATTGATTGGGGCCTTCTGGCTGATCTACCTGCTGGATTACAACCTAAGCGTCGCGGTCTGGGTCGGCCTCATTGCCCTGGCCGGGATCGACGCCGAGACCGGTGTGGTGATGCTCCTCTATCTCGATCAAGCCTATGACGAGCGGAAGGCGCGAGGGCAGATGAATTCGATGGCCGATCTCTTTGCCGCCGTAAAGGAAGGAGCCGTGCAACGCATCCGCCCGAAGATGATGACGGTCTGCGCGATTCTCTTCGGCCTGTTGCCGATCCTCTGGAGCGTCGGGACCGGAGCCGACGTGATGAAGCGCATCGCTGTGCCGATGGTTGGCGGCGTCATCACCTCGGCGGTTTTGAATTTGCTGCTTTATCCGGTGATTTATGTGCTTTGGAAAGGCAGAGAAATCACACCAAAAAATCCGCATGCCTAA
- a CDS encoding efflux RND transporter periplasmic adaptor subunit translates to MNQSDSQPAPPLPRRRFLAGAAGAVGTLLFFGCTKAGEGSAKKDPNVDYYTCTMHPSVRSQDPKGKCPICGMDLVPVLKSGASAVAGTAAAAAPETNAFDIPPERLQAIGVSSGVVAKQEIQRPLSAPAKVGIDEAGVRDVNVKSGGYIVKLYAGYVGKPVIEGQPLMTVLVEGWIDAQLDYIKAYRSYARTSDGGMNNTNSRLVFEQIERMRKGLRVWDLSESQISDLEKFAVQMSETDLRSGKGLKGTFDVLSPVSGHVMEKTSTEGMRFEAGQSLLKVVDLSTVWVQADFSEDQVRYVSPGQDFRIRFPAFPEEAITAKVDFINPHLMEETRRQTVRFILPNPGHRFSPGMYATVEGSQALGTKLAVPASAVIPTGRRYVVFLDHGGGKLEPRFADLGEKFGDFYEVLSGLSENDRVVTSANFLIDAESRVQGALKTWGERQSSDAMPDAAGAMKP, encoded by the coding sequence ATGAATCAATCCGATAGCCAGCCCGCACCTCCCTTACCGAGGCGCCGATTCCTTGCCGGTGCCGCCGGTGCCGTCGGCACTCTTCTTTTCTTCGGCTGCACGAAGGCCGGAGAAGGATCGGCCAAGAAAGATCCGAACGTCGACTACTACACCTGCACAATGCACCCCAGCGTCCGTTCGCAGGACCCGAAGGGGAAGTGCCCGATCTGTGGCATGGATTTGGTGCCGGTCCTGAAGAGCGGAGCCAGCGCCGTCGCAGGGACAGCGGCAGCCGCCGCACCGGAAACCAACGCCTTCGATATTCCGCCGGAACGGCTCCAGGCCATCGGCGTGAGTTCCGGGGTCGTGGCGAAGCAGGAAATACAGCGTCCCCTGAGCGCTCCGGCCAAAGTGGGCATCGATGAGGCCGGGGTGCGGGACGTCAACGTCAAGAGCGGCGGTTATATCGTCAAGCTCTACGCCGGTTACGTCGGCAAACCCGTCATCGAAGGCCAGCCCTTGATGACGGTGTTGGTCGAGGGATGGATCGACGCTCAACTCGACTACATCAAGGCCTACCGATCCTACGCCCGGACCTCGGACGGTGGCATGAACAACACGAACAGCCGCCTTGTCTTCGAGCAGATCGAGCGGATGAGGAAGGGACTGCGTGTCTGGGATCTTTCCGAATCTCAGATTTCCGATCTGGAAAAGTTCGCCGTGCAGATGTCGGAAACCGACCTGCGTTCCGGCAAGGGTCTCAAGGGCACCTTCGACGTCCTTTCCCCGGTCAGCGGTCACGTCATGGAAAAGACCTCGACCGAAGGGATGCGTTTCGAGGCGGGGCAATCCCTCCTGAAGGTCGTCGATCTTTCCACGGTGTGGGTCCAGGCCGATTTCTCCGAAGATCAGGTGCGCTACGTCAGCCCGGGCCAGGACTTCCGGATTCGGTTCCCTGCCTTTCCCGAGGAGGCCATCACCGCCAAGGTCGACTTCATCAATCCCCATCTCATGGAAGAGACCCGGCGGCAAACGGTCCGTTTCATCCTTCCGAATCCGGGCCACCGGTTCAGCCCCGGCATGTACGCCACGGTCGAGGGGAGCCAGGCGCTCGGCACGAAGCTCGCGGTGCCCGCGAGCGCGGTGATCCCGACGGGCCGACGCTATGTCGTCTTCCTCGACCATGGAGGCGGCAAGCTCGAGCCCCGCTTCGCCGATCTCGGGGAAAAGTTCGGAGACTTCTACGAAGTCCTTTCCGGGCTGTCCGAGAACGACCGGGTCGTCACCAGCGCAAACTTCCTGATCGACGCCGAAAGCCGGGTGCAGGGAGCCCTCAAGACCTGGGGCGAGCGGCAGTCTTCCGATGCGATGCCTGACGCTGCCGGGGCGATGAAACCGTAA
- a CDS encoding periplasmic heavy metal sensor: MKRLFVLALLLGMAVMVVWSISYRLGMHPTRSLVESRDAELEWLRHEFKLDDRQFAEIKRLHGAYDPECDALCQRMIKAQTNFEELVGKNQSLTPELAQALREVAQVREACQTAMLQEIYREGQVMNPDQRQRYLKVMEPHVLRPESRNSETPLLP; encoded by the coding sequence ATGAAGCGGCTCTTCGTATTAGCCCTGCTCCTGGGGATGGCCGTCATGGTGGTCTGGTCGATCAGTTATCGGCTGGGCATGCATCCTACCCGCTCCCTGGTCGAGTCCCGGGATGCGGAGCTGGAATGGCTGCGCCACGAGTTCAAGCTGGACGACCGACAGTTCGCCGAGATCAAGCGTCTTCACGGGGCCTACGACCCCGAGTGTGACGCCTTATGCCAGCGGATGATCAAGGCCCAAACGAATTTTGAGGAGCTTGTCGGCAAGAACCAATCCCTCACGCCGGAACTTGCCCAAGCTCTCAGGGAAGTCGCTCAAGTGCGAGAGGCGTGCCAAACGGCCATGCTGCAAGAGATTTACCGCGAAGGCCAGGTCATGAATCCCGACCAGCGGCAACGCTACTTGAAAGTCATGGAACCCCATGTCTTGCGGCCTGAGTCGCGGAATTCCGAAACGCCTCTTCTCCCCTGA